In Vicia villosa cultivar HV-30 ecotype Madison, WI linkage group LG7, Vvil1.0, whole genome shotgun sequence, the DNA window GCAACTTTATGGTCAAATttgctcttcatcttcttcatcaacatcatcaccatcatcatcaagttCATCATCACATGAAGCAAATGAAGTCTTACTTGATAAAATACTTTTGTCAATTGAGAAAGCAATCACCATGGTGAAGGATAATGTGGGAAATTTCAAGACAAAAAATGTTAACATGATTGATTCTCATTGTTCAAATGGAAGTCCTAAAAGTGAGGTTCAAGATTCAGATTTCAAGCAAAAACATGTCTCCAAGAAAAGGTATTGTCTTAATTAAGTTAGACATTAATTCATTGTCTTTTAAAGGTTTTCATTATTTCATAATAATTTTCTCTATATGtgattctttgatttttttttgggaTGTAGAAAAACTATTCCTAAGTGGACAGAACAAGTGAAGGTGTATTTAGAATCAGCTTCTGAGGGGTCTATGGAGGATGGATATAGCTGGAGAAAGTATGGACAAAAGGATATTCTTGGAGCTAAGTTTCCAAGGTAAGAATCAGATATAATTGAGGATGCAAATTTAAACTGTTTAACGTACGTTTAATTAAAATTTCCGATGAATTTGACAAAATTACGATGatagtttttattaaaattacGGTGGTTTATTGTAATTTTAGTTTTTCTcaaagtttttatttaaaaaatttgaaaattatagGACTGTTTTTTTGGTATGCAAGTGGCCTTATCTTACTAAAATATTATTGaccaatcaaaaataaaaaattaaagaaagaaaaaaaattaaataactagATAAAAGCAAAGTTCTCCAAAGGACAAAGAAAGATTATATTCTGGTAGGTGCAATAATGTGTTATCACTATGCTGTGCTCAAAATAGAAAGGACATTGAAAAAGTTCAACAATTGTACCAACTACCAAGTTGCTATTTTTGTGTTTATCATTCATTCATgcacaaatataattttttatttatttattttttcttattatttaacAAATTGTGATTTGTATGTGCAGAGGATATTACAGATGCACACATAGAAACGCACAAGGTTGTTTAGCTACAAAGCAAGTGCAAAAATCAGAAGCAGATCCAATGATATATGAGATAACCTACAAAGGAAGACACACATGCATCCAATCAAGTCATTTGAACAAACCACATTCAtcaaaaaagatgaagtttggaCAAAACAATTCACAATTACCCAATCAAAAAATTCAACCACAAGAAGAAAAAATCCAACCAACAACCCAAGAGATAATTTCCACTTTTGACAACAAAGAGGATGTGTTTCCATCATTCAATTTTTCTTCTCCTACAATAGGATATGAAAATGAAGATGACAAGATATTTTTAGAGACATTGATTGAAAACAATTTCATGGAAAATGAAGACAACAACAATATATTCTCGGAGTCAAATGTTTTTACTTTGTCACTATTGGATTTGGATAATATTGGGCTAGGCCCAAGTGAGTCTGACATGAGTGATATGATTTCAGGCCCGAATTCAGTTGTCGATTCGTCGATAGATTTAGATATCTTTGATGATATGAACTTCGACATGGATTTTTCGAGCAACATTCAAGAATTTTACTATTGATCAGTTGTCACAGTTTGATATTTGTTTTATGTAAGTTTTGTAGATTAAGATTAGTATAATTGAAGAGAGTGAATAAGAATAATgaaacttcatgttcttgttattCAAGATAGATTTTGAGTACTTAGGTGTAATGTAAAAATCATTTGTCTTCTTTTTGTTCAAGCAAAGGAAGAATGGGTGAAATAAATAGTTTTTGGTTTTGTCTCATATTTGATGTATAAACTATAAAGTTTGTTATCAATGCATCATTTCATTAAAGAGAAGAGATCATAATTCCTATCTCTCTCATCTTTCTTAGATGCTGCTTTTGTAGAAAGATGATTATGGTAGTGTTTAGTTGTCTGTCGTTATCAAAATTGAatgcaaaataattattattccattaataattatttttttattattcttacaCGAAAAATAGTTGAATaaactaaaaatagtaaaattcatTATAGGAAATATGAGAATAAttttaacaaaagaaaaaagtttaTATTTCTTTTGAAATGTGTATATaatgaaaactaaaaaaattgcaagtaataaatatgattttataaaattattgtcattatatatttgtctatttatttttttctaaatatataaataatttatttattgttaTGAATAATCATGAGTAATGAATGTTTAATCTTTTGTCTCATAAAGTTCTGCTAAATGTTAATCAATTTCTTTATTATGTATTTTCTCCGGTTAGAGGTGGAAATAGCCTAGGCTAGTTAGGTTACGTTTTTGAAGGCTTGAGTCTGGCCTACAATAAATTTACAAGGTCTAAGTTTGGCCTATGACTTATCATAGACTTAATCT includes these proteins:
- the LOC131618279 gene encoding probable WRKY transcription factor 41, which codes for MEVIKYEQIGVIGELRQGEELAKQLYGQICSSSSSSTSSPSSSSSSSHEANEVLLDKILLSIEKAITMVKDNVGNFKTKNVNMIDSHCSNGSPKSEVQDSDFKQKHVSKKRKTIPKWTEQVKVYLESASEGSMEDGYSWRKYGQKDILGAKFPRGYYRCTHRNAQGCLATKQVQKSEADPMIYEITYKGRHTCIQSSHLNKPHSSKKMKFGQNNSQLPNQKIQPQEEKIQPTTQEIISTFDNKEDVFPSFNFSSPTIGYENEDDKIFLETLIENNFMENEDNNNIFSESNVFTLSLLDLDNIGLGPSESDMSDMISGPNSVVDSSIDLDIFDDMNFDMDFSSNIQEFYY